The following are encoded together in the Gemmatimonadota bacterium genome:
- a CDS encoding HD domain-containing protein codes for MSTDSHLIPGALGVDPPACAEAREMLVRAEQEERAGHRAVARSLYEHALHGREVGLEPALVADALCGIARTWQLDGDSDAALDCLEVAQQVASATGLDSALGRALNIRAVILWQRGDLDAADHLYIDAHQCGVRAGDVRLTAMTSQNRGSIASVRGDITQALAHYRECISAYERLGMARELSGALNNLGMLHTDLGEWRAAASAYEKASRLAEREGDRSAQIVLMGNLAELALAQGHVDEAEAVCRRALPMVREMGDARAEAELRKHLGVIARERGEHSAAEQEFSLGSALASMRQDVLLQAELSREHAELLSRLGRYRETVQALNRSHQLFVQLRARRDLADLDRRQNRLEVGFLAVVREWGESIESKDAYTQGHCMRVADLACALARRAGFEERRMFWFRVGALLHDVGKIDIPAEILNKPGRLTAEEWALMRSHPEAGVELLKGIDVPEDVLPIILSHHEKWDGTGYPHGLSGEAIPMVARILGLADVYDALTTARSYKPGLPHAKAMEIIHADAGTHFDPGLVPLFERVLEERRDLGGL; via the coding sequence ATGTCGACCGACTCGCACCTCATCCCCGGCGCCCTTGGCGTCGACCCTCCCGCGTGCGCCGAGGCGCGGGAGATGCTGGTGCGCGCCGAACAGGAGGAGCGGGCCGGGCATCGCGCGGTGGCCCGCTCGTTGTACGAGCATGCGCTGCACGGACGCGAGGTGGGGCTCGAACCCGCACTCGTCGCCGATGCACTGTGTGGCATTGCCCGCACCTGGCAGCTCGACGGCGACTCCGATGCCGCGCTCGACTGCCTCGAGGTGGCGCAGCAGGTCGCCTCGGCAACCGGACTCGACTCGGCGCTTGGGCGCGCGCTCAACATCCGGGCGGTGATCCTGTGGCAGCGTGGCGACCTCGATGCCGCCGACCACCTGTACATCGACGCGCACCAGTGCGGCGTGCGCGCCGGCGACGTGCGGCTGACGGCGATGACGTCCCAGAACCGCGGGAGCATTGCCAGCGTCCGCGGCGACATCACGCAGGCCCTCGCGCACTACCGGGAGTGCATCTCCGCTTACGAGCGGTTGGGGATGGCGCGCGAGTTGAGTGGAGCGCTCAACAACCTGGGGATGCTGCACACCGACCTGGGAGAATGGCGGGCGGCGGCCTCGGCGTACGAGAAGGCCTCGCGGTTGGCCGAGCGTGAGGGCGACCGCTCGGCGCAGATCGTCCTCATGGGCAACCTGGCGGAACTCGCGCTGGCCCAGGGACACGTCGACGAGGCCGAGGCGGTCTGTCGCCGCGCGCTGCCGATGGTCCGCGAGATGGGCGACGCGCGCGCCGAGGCCGAGCTGCGCAAGCACCTGGGCGTCATCGCCCGTGAGCGGGGCGAGCACTCGGCGGCGGAGCAGGAGTTTTCGTTAGGCTCGGCGCTCGCCTCGATGCGCCAGGACGTCCTGCTGCAGGCCGAGCTGTCGCGCGAGCATGCGGAGCTGTTGTCGCGCCTGGGGCGCTATCGTGAGACGGTGCAGGCGCTCAACCGCTCGCACCAGCTGTTCGTGCAGCTGCGGGCGCGACGCGACCTCGCCGACCTCGATCGCCGGCAGAACCGGCTCGAGGTGGGCTTCCTTGCGGTCGTGCGGGAGTGGGGCGAATCGATCGAATCGAAGGACGCGTACACGCAGGGGCACTGCATGCGGGTGGCCGACCTCGCGTGCGCGCTCGCCCGGCGCGCGGGCTTCGAGGAACGGCGCATGTTCTGGTTCCGTGTCGGAGCCCTGCTGCACGACGTCGGCAAGATCGACATCCCGGCCGAGATCCTGAACAAGCCCGGTCGCCTCACGGCGGAGGAGTGGGCGCTCATGCGTTCGCACCCCGAGGCGGGGGTCGAGCTGCTCAAGGGGATCGACGTGCCGGAGGACGTCCTCCCGATCATCCTGTCGCATCACGAGAAGTGGGATGGGACCGGCTATCCGCACGGGCTGTCGGGTGAGGCGATCCCGATGGTGGCGCGCATCCTCGGTCTGGCCGACGTCTACGACGCGCTGACCACGGCGCGCAGCTACAAGCCGGGGCTCCCGCACGCGAAGGCGATGGAGATCATCCACGCCGACGCGGGGACGCACTTCGATCCGGGGTTGGTCCCGCTCTTCGAGCGCGTACTCGAGGAACGACGCGACCTCGGCGGCCTCTAG
- a CDS encoding protein kinase, which translates to MATIEPTDVIGSRLSAALAGTYTIERELGGAGMSRVFEARETALDRRVVIKVVTADVGAGVSADRFRREIQVAATLRHPHIVPLLAAGEAAGILYYSMPLIDGESLQQRLARTGPLPVSEVVHLAEEVADALDHAHRLGVIHRDIKPANILLEDEHAIVADFGIARAVSKATEHEGHALTITGLVLGTPLYMSPEQGGGDEVDGRTDIYALGCVMYQMLAGKPPFEGTNAQQIILAHFVKEPPPIDRGDVPDALRDVVRQAMAKDPEQRFASAALMRNALRSLDTRHLPSSPPAVNTTRSFRAVPTGPVSTSLTSGPIDSLAVLPFDSPASGTDDEYLADGITESILNKLTRVSGLRVVPRSVVFRYKRREVDIPIVAAELRVRALVTGRVRQRGNTLHVSAELTDALTESQLWGDRISRSAEDIFSVQEDMAGEIVKSLRLRLSAEERQELVRRYTEDSVAYRAYLRGRYQWNKRTRDGFLKAIEHFQEAIDRDPSYALAYAGLADAYNVLGYYNYLPPRDAYPKAKAAAMRALAIDESLAQAHASLGYTRLFFDWDWAGAESAFLRAIELDPSYASAHQWYAWCLLVMRRMDEMIEAMRTALQLDPLSLIINAHMGYALFWAGRFDDALEQLARTQALDPNFALTYWPLGAIYVWQGRSEEAIAAFSRLVALTDGAIGMGYLGITGGLGGHPEIARDVLHRLEVAAATRYVSPLDRAISHAGIGEVEETFHWLTQAVDDRVSDLVRLQVLPWPPEVRNDPRFAQVAARIGLAV; encoded by the coding sequence ATGGCCACCATCGAGCCTACCGACGTCATCGGTTCCCGGTTGAGCGCCGCGCTTGCCGGGACCTACACCATCGAGCGTGAGCTCGGTGGTGCGGGGATGAGTCGTGTGTTCGAGGCTCGCGAGACGGCGCTCGACCGCCGCGTGGTCATCAAGGTGGTGACGGCCGACGTGGGCGCCGGCGTGAGCGCCGACCGGTTCCGTCGCGAGATCCAGGTCGCGGCGACGCTGCGCCACCCACACATCGTCCCGCTGCTTGCTGCTGGCGAGGCCGCCGGCATCCTGTACTACTCCATGCCGCTCATCGATGGCGAGTCGCTCCAGCAGCGCCTCGCGCGCACGGGGCCGCTCCCGGTGAGTGAAGTGGTGCACCTGGCGGAAGAAGTCGCCGACGCCCTCGACCATGCGCATCGGCTGGGGGTCATCCATCGCGACATCAAGCCGGCCAACATCCTGCTCGAGGACGAGCACGCGATCGTCGCGGACTTCGGGATCGCCCGCGCGGTGAGCAAGGCGACCGAGCACGAGGGGCATGCGCTCACGATCACCGGCCTCGTGCTCGGGACGCCGCTCTACATGAGCCCCGAGCAGGGCGGGGGCGACGAGGTGGACGGGCGGACCGACATCTACGCCCTCGGCTGCGTGATGTACCAGATGCTCGCCGGCAAGCCCCCCTTCGAGGGGACAAACGCGCAGCAGATCATCCTGGCGCACTTCGTCAAGGAACCACCGCCGATCGACCGCGGCGACGTGCCGGACGCGTTGCGCGACGTCGTGCGTCAGGCGATGGCCAAGGATCCGGAGCAGCGCTTCGCCTCAGCGGCGCTCATGCGGAACGCGCTTCGTTCGCTCGACACGCGGCACCTCCCGTCGTCGCCACCAGCGGTCAACACCACGCGTTCGTTCCGGGCGGTCCCCACCGGCCCGGTCTCCACGTCGCTGACCTCGGGGCCAATCGACTCGCTGGCCGTGCTCCCGTTCGACTCCCCCGCCAGCGGCACGGACGATGAATACCTCGCCGACGGGATCACCGAGAGCATCCTCAACAAGCTCACGAGGGTCTCCGGGTTGCGGGTCGTCCCGCGCTCGGTCGTCTTTCGCTACAAGCGGCGTGAGGTCGACATCCCGATAGTGGCCGCCGAGTTGCGCGTGCGGGCGCTGGTGACGGGACGCGTGCGGCAGCGCGGCAACACGCTGCACGTGAGCGCCGAGCTCACCGATGCGCTCACCGAGTCGCAGCTCTGGGGCGACCGCATCTCGCGCAGTGCCGAGGACATCTTCTCGGTGCAGGAGGACATGGCCGGCGAGATCGTGAAGTCGCTGCGATTGCGGCTCTCGGCCGAGGAGCGCCAGGAACTCGTCAGGCGCTACACCGAGGACTCGGTCGCGTATCGCGCCTACCTGCGCGGGCGCTACCAGTGGAACAAGCGCACCCGTGACGGCTTCCTCAAGGCCATCGAGCACTTCCAGGAAGCGATCGACCGCGACCCCAGCTACGCGCTGGCCTACGCCGGCCTTGCAGACGCCTACAACGTCCTCGGCTACTACAACTACCTCCCGCCGCGCGACGCCTATCCCAAGGCCAAGGCGGCAGCGATGCGGGCGCTCGCCATCGACGAGTCGCTGGCGCAGGCGCATGCATCGTTAGGATACACGCGCCTCTTCTTCGACTGGGACTGGGCCGGCGCGGAATCGGCGTTCCTGCGCGCCATCGAGCTGGATCCGTCGTACGCCAGCGCGCACCAGTGGTACGCCTGGTGCCTCCTGGTCATGCGGCGCATGGACGAGATGATCGAGGCGATGCGCACCGCGTTGCAGCTGGACCCGCTGTCGCTGATCATCAACGCGCACATGGGCTATGCCCTGTTCTGGGCGGGGCGCTTCGACGATGCGCTCGAGCAGCTGGCGCGCACGCAGGCGCTCGACCCCAACTTCGCCCTCACCTACTGGCCACTGGGCGCCATCTACGTCTGGCAGGGACGCAGCGAGGAGGCGATCGCGGCCTTCTCGCGCCTCGTCGCGCTGACCGACGGGGCGATCGGGATGGGCTACCTGGGCATCACCGGTGGCCTCGGCGGACACCCCGAGATCGCGCGCGACGTCCTGCACCGCCTCGAGGTCGCCGCTGCCACCCGGTACGTGTCGCCGCTCGACCGCGCGATCTCGCACGCCGGGATCGGCGAAGTCGAGGAGACGTTCCACTGGCTCACGCAGGCGGTCGACGATCGCGTGAGCGATCTCGTGCGTCTGCAGGTATTGCCATGGCCACCGGAGGTGCGGAACGACCCGCGCTTCGCGCAGGTCGCGGCACGCATCGGGCTCGCGGTCTAG